From one Rhodothermales bacterium genomic stretch:
- a CDS encoding YbaK/EbsC family protein, producing MPAKNVKAFLDERGIKYVTILHSPAYTAQEIAASAHIPGKQLAKTVIITMNGDLAMAVLPASSKIDFMLLGGAVGTEDVALAEEHDFEELFPGCEAGAMPPFGNFYGIPVFVAAELTEDERIAFNAGTFTELIQMSYSDFARLVDPIVLHFAYEMA from the coding sequence ATGCCTGCGAAAAACGTCAAGGCCTTTCTGGACGAACGTGGTATCAAGTACGTCACCATCCTCCACTCGCCGGCCTATACGGCCCAGGAAATCGCCGCGTCGGCGCACATCCCGGGCAAACAACTGGCAAAAACGGTCATCATTACGATGAATGGCGACCTGGCGATGGCCGTGCTGCCAGCATCGTCCAAAATCGATTTCATGTTGCTGGGCGGCGCCGTGGGGACGGAGGACGTAGCCCTGGCCGAGGAGCACGATTTCGAGGAGCTGTTTCCGGGATGCGAAGCCGGGGCGATGCCGCCTTTCGGCAATTTCTATGGCATCCCTGTGTTCGTGGCCGCCGAGCTGACGGAGGACGAACGCATCGCCTTCAATGCCGGCACCTTTACCGAGCTGATCCAGATGTCGTACTCCGACTTCGCGCGACTCGTCGACCCCATCGTGCTCCATTTTGCGTACGAGATGGCGTAG
- a CDS encoding T9SS type A sorting domain-containing protein, with amino-acid sequence MLWLVPAYAQVGAVQRIPAQIDATPDRLAMDAPGRIPAGVGSLLDDSGLPLPESPAGAHPNPFIPVTTVRYAVPQTGWVRVAVYDMPGRQIQVLVDGLMADGTHEVTFDGGGLPGGTYVYRVETPTAIETYTILLLK; translated from the coding sequence GTGCTCTGGTTGGTGCCGGCCTACGCACAGGTGGGCGCTGTTCAACGGATCCCGGCACAGATCGACGCTACCCCGGATCGCCTCGCGATGGATGCCCCCGGCCGGATCCCCGCAGGGGTGGGGTCGCTTCTCGACGATTCGGGGTTACCGCTGCCCGAATCGCCGGCCGGCGCCCATCCCAACCCGTTCATTCCGGTGACAACGGTCCGCTACGCCGTGCCGCAGACCGGATGGGTGCGGGTCGCGGTATACGACATGCCGGGGCGCCAAATCCAGGTACTCGTGGACGGCCTGATGGCGGACGGTACGCACGAAGTAACGTTCGACGGCGGCGGGCTGCCCGGCGGCACGTATGTGTACCGGGTCGAGACGCCGACGGCCATCGAGACCTACACGATCCTTTTGCTCAAGTGA
- a CDS encoding general stress protein CsbD produces MATPRMDESWNRIKTQIRAIFGDALTDTELDKGRRDLNKLVDIIHDVTGEPPASIRGRMNAII; encoded by the coding sequence ATGGCTACGCCGCGGATGGATGAAAGCTGGAACCGTATTAAAACACAAATTCGCGCGATCTTTGGCGATGCGCTCACGGATACCGAACTCGACAAGGGCCGTCGCGATCTGAACAAACTGGTCGACATCATCCACGATGTGACCGGCGAGCCGCCCGCCTCGATTCGCGGCCGGATGAACGCCATTATCTGA
- a CDS encoding Y-family DNA polymerase, protein MVALVDCNNFFVSCVRVYEPRLRGRPVVVLSNNDGCMIARSNEAKALGLPMGAPAFKHQETIRRHGVVVKSSNFTLFNDISERIYGTLGMFSPEVEKYSIDESFLRLPEIVDPTRIQREVYRYTRIPVSVGIAGTKTLAKAANNLVKRNPAFEGCLRLPAGEGADPFLEQVEVRSVWGIGGRWAAKLTALGIGNARELKYARDALIKQKLNIVGLRVVHELRGMACIGLEMVLPDRQQTICSRSFGAPLEAYDRVREAVSAYTAIAAKRLRDARQQATTIHVFITTKSFGQGPHYSNSHAVMLPEPTAYTPLLIRYASKAFDRSGGRGTPTAAPAWC, encoded by the coding sequence TTGGTCGCCCTCGTCGATTGCAACAACTTTTTTGTCAGCTGCGTGCGGGTGTACGAGCCGCGGCTGCGGGGCCGGCCGGTGGTGGTGCTCTCCAACAACGACGGGTGCATGATCGCCCGGTCGAACGAGGCGAAGGCGCTGGGTCTGCCGATGGGGGCGCCGGCGTTCAAGCACCAGGAGACGATCCGCCGGCACGGGGTGGTGGTCAAGTCGTCCAATTTCACCCTGTTCAACGACATCTCCGAGCGGATCTACGGCACGCTGGGGATGTTTTCGCCCGAGGTGGAGAAGTACTCGATCGACGAGAGCTTCCTGCGGCTCCCCGAGATCGTCGATCCCACCCGCATCCAGCGCGAGGTGTACCGCTACACCCGGATCCCGGTGTCGGTGGGCATCGCCGGCACGAAGACGCTCGCCAAGGCGGCCAACAACCTGGTGAAGCGCAACCCGGCCTTCGAGGGCTGCCTGCGGCTGCCGGCCGGCGAGGGGGCCGATCCGTTCCTCGAACAGGTGGAGGTCCGCAGCGTCTGGGGCATCGGGGGGCGGTGGGCGGCGAAGTTGACGGCCCTGGGCATCGGCAACGCCCGCGAGCTGAAATACGCCCGCGACGCGTTGATCAAGCAGAAGCTGAACATCGTCGGCCTGCGCGTGGTGCACGAGCTGCGGGGGATGGCGTGCATCGGGCTGGAGATGGTGCTGCCTGACCGGCAGCAGACCATCTGCTCGCGCTCCTTCGGCGCCCCGCTCGAGGCCTACGACCGGGTGCGCGAGGCAGTGTCCGCCTACACCGCCATCGCCGCCAAACGCCTCCGCGACGCCCGCCAGCAGGCCACGACGATCCACGTGTTTATCACCACCAAGAGCTTCGGGCAGGGGCCGCACTACAGCAACTCGCACGCGGTGATGCTGCCCGAGCCCACCGCCTACACCCCGCTGCTGATTCGGTATGCCTCGAAGGCGTTCGACCGATCTGGCGGCCGGGGTACGCCTACCGCCGCGCCGGCGTGGTGCTGA
- a CDS encoding S24 family peptidase: protein MRFQTQAQDYTDEPLNLHTLIVKRPAATQFIRASSDAMEGAGIRQGALLVVDHSLEPRSGDIVVATVRGDFMLRGLRFVADRPVLRATSPNYPDEPLGEDDEIWGVVVAAINRYRVK from the coding sequence ATGCGTTTTCAAACACAGGCGCAGGATTACACCGACGAACCGCTCAACCTGCATACACTGATTGTGAAGCGGCCGGCCGCCACCCAGTTCATCCGGGCCTCGAGCGATGCGATGGAGGGCGCCGGCATCCGCCAGGGCGCGCTGCTGGTGGTCGATCATTCCCTCGAACCCCGCAGCGGCGACATCGTGGTCGCCACCGTCCGCGGGGATTTCATGCTGCGCGGCCTCCGCTTCGTGGCCGACCGCCCCGTGCTCCGCGCTACCAGTCCGAACTACCCGGACGAGCCCCTCGGCGAGGACGACGAGATCTGGGGCGTGGTGGTGGCCGCGATCAACCGGTACCGGGTGAAATGA